A region from the Stutzerimonas stutzeri genome encodes:
- a CDS encoding S8/S53 family peptidase, with protein MRPIARPLTALALALGLGTAAAEEQPLRLKDLQRCGDLFSAEHMTFCLRSEGLTRDDLNVMLRGKPVEATRAQDGRLRLALSRQNHRSGPLWLEQGEHRSNPVWLTLNGSHVVPAGPDEVAKNMDGLTTYVDLVSVIIEEDHDGLHESRRLAEKYGAEVVGAIAPLNTYQLRLPVKNLTERDALVLRLGSETSVDAVIIEESGAEEPLEQDKQPKPRTSEWVANRFLDAVDFYQRRLPAQSAPIKAQPVRIGIIERDVDFDSPEFTAYLGECDPNTPRTCVYARDAQSPAEHGTSVTGILAARSVEAQDRGFLTSIEPASAGFEVIVERNSDAGITANVAASVNLVEDGVRVLNWSWGIHRIGTRDVEGEEVDSLIRSGVAMSGYEELLEEFFLWLRREHPDVLVVNSAGNGSARSGQDDYRLPSSFITEQLLVVGAHQRDFSKDVPVEHPDYVTKRPSSNVDMRVDITASACTRAATLQTGKRGEVHCGTSYATPMVTGIVGAMLSINPALAPEQLRELLRRSALTIGRNSDFEAAEADDLTAPILPSERGYQLDNRDIGRSARLDMRKALELTVDSLQQVR; from the coding sequence ATGAGGCCCATCGCACGCCCTCTAACCGCGCTTGCGCTCGCGCTTGGCCTCGGTACCGCAGCCGCCGAGGAACAGCCGTTGCGGCTCAAGGACCTGCAGCGCTGCGGCGATCTCTTCTCCGCTGAGCACATGACCTTCTGCCTGCGCAGCGAGGGGCTCACCCGCGACGATTTGAACGTGATGCTTCGCGGCAAGCCCGTCGAGGCGACCCGGGCGCAGGATGGCCGGCTTCGCCTGGCCCTGAGTAGACAGAACCATCGAAGTGGTCCGCTCTGGCTGGAGCAAGGTGAGCACCGCAGCAATCCGGTCTGGCTCACCCTCAATGGCAGCCACGTGGTGCCGGCGGGTCCGGACGAAGTCGCCAAGAACATGGACGGCCTGACCACCTATGTGGACCTGGTCAGCGTGATCATCGAGGAGGACCACGACGGACTGCACGAGTCGCGGCGCCTGGCGGAGAAGTACGGTGCCGAAGTGGTGGGTGCCATTGCGCCGCTCAACACCTACCAGCTGCGGCTACCGGTAAAGAACCTGACCGAACGCGACGCGCTGGTGCTGCGCCTGGGCAGCGAAACGAGCGTGGATGCCGTGATCATCGAGGAATCCGGTGCCGAAGAGCCGCTGGAACAAGACAAGCAACCCAAGCCACGCACCAGTGAGTGGGTCGCCAATCGCTTCCTCGATGCAGTGGACTTCTACCAACGGCGGCTGCCGGCACAGAGCGCCCCGATCAAGGCCCAGCCGGTGCGCATCGGCATCATCGAGCGCGACGTCGACTTCGACTCGCCCGAATTCACGGCCTATCTCGGCGAGTGCGATCCGAATACGCCTCGCACCTGCGTTTATGCCCGCGATGCGCAATCGCCAGCGGAACACGGCACCAGCGTCACTGGCATCCTGGCCGCACGCAGCGTCGAAGCGCAAGACCGCGGCTTTCTAACGTCGATCGAGCCGGCGAGCGCAGGCTTCGAGGTCATCGTCGAGCGCAACTCGGACGCCGGTATCACCGCCAACGTCGCGGCCTCGGTCAACCTGGTCGAGGACGGCGTACGGGTGCTGAACTGGAGTTGGGGGATTCATCGCATCGGCACGCGAGATGTCGAGGGGGAAGAGGTGGACTCGCTGATTCGCTCGGGGGTCGCCATGAGTGGTTACGAAGAGCTGCTGGAAGAATTCTTCCTCTGGCTGCGCCGCGAGCATCCCGATGTGCTGGTGGTCAACTCGGCCGGCAACGGCTCGGCCCGCTCGGGCCAGGACGATTACCGCCTGCCCTCCTCCTTCATCACCGAGCAATTGTTGGTGGTGGGCGCCCATCAGCGCGATTTCAGCAAGGATGTGCCGGTCGAACATCCGGACTACGTGACCAAGCGTCCGTCCTCGAACGTGGACATGCGCGTCGACATCACCGCGTCCGCCTGCACCCGCGCGGCCACGCTGCAAACGGGCAAGCGCGGCGAGGTGCACTGCGGTACTTCCTACGCAACCCCCATGGTCACCGGCATCGTCGGCGCCATGTTGTCGATCAATCCAGCCCTGGCGCCTGAACAGTTGCGCGAACTATTACGCCGAAGCGCGCTGACCATCGGCCGCAACAGCGATTTCGAAGCGGCAGAAGCGGATGACCTGACTGCACCGATCCTGCCTTCCGAACGCGGCTATCAATTGGACAACCGGGACATTGGCCGCTCGGCGAGGCTGGACATGCGCAAGGCATTAGAGCTGACGGTGGACAGCCTGCAACAGGTCCGATAA
- the egtD gene encoding L-histidine N(alpha)-methyltransferase, with product MALAVHFHDQTQPTHDSSLRDEALAGFAATPKRISPKFFYDRRGSELFEEICLQPEYYVTRTEEKILANAANEILEIAGPQTDLIELGSGASRKVRLLLEGLRPVSYLGIDISEDFLLTSTQRLAADYPWLEVHAACADFSDELKLPDDFTIHHPLVFFPGSSIGNFTPLEARRLLGHLHEILPPGGGVLIGVDLVKDRSVLEAAYNDRAHVTAAFNLNLLQRIRQELDSDIDPSRFTHQAFFNEQDSRIEMHLISREAQDITIEGQRFHFDAGESLHTENSYKYTLQSFAALASSAGFDCSGQWTDAQDLFSVHYLQRRS from the coding sequence ATGGCACTAGCCGTACACTTTCATGACCAGACGCAGCCAACCCACGACAGCTCCCTGCGCGACGAGGCGCTGGCAGGCTTCGCCGCAACACCCAAGCGCATCTCGCCGAAGTTCTTCTACGATCGACGCGGCTCCGAGCTGTTCGAGGAGATCTGCCTGCAGCCCGAATACTACGTGACCCGCACCGAGGAAAAGATCCTCGCCAATGCGGCGAACGAAATACTGGAAATCGCCGGCCCGCAGACCGACCTGATCGAACTGGGCAGCGGCGCCAGCCGCAAGGTCCGCCTCCTGCTCGAGGGGCTGCGTCCGGTCAGCTATCTGGGCATCGACATCTCCGAGGACTTCCTCCTGACCAGCACTCAGCGACTCGCCGCCGATTACCCCTGGCTCGAGGTCCATGCGGCCTGCGCGGATTTCTCCGATGAACTGAAACTGCCGGACGACTTCACCATTCACCATCCGCTGGTGTTCTTTCCCGGCTCGAGCATCGGCAACTTCACCCCGCTGGAAGCGCGCAGGCTGCTCGGGCACCTGCATGAGATTCTCCCGCCGGGCGGCGGCGTGCTGATTGGCGTGGACCTGGTCAAGGACCGCAGCGTGCTGGAGGCGGCCTATAACGACCGCGCCCACGTCACCGCGGCGTTCAACCTCAACCTGCTACAGCGCATCCGCCAGGAGCTGGACAGCGATATCGATCCGTCGCGCTTCACCCATCAGGCATTTTTCAACGAGCAGGATTCGCGGATCGAGATGCACCTGATCAGCCGCGAAGCACAGGACATCACCATCGAAGGCCAGCGCTTTCATTTCGACGCCGGTGAAAGCCTGCATACCGAGAATTCCTACAAATACACGCTGCAGTCCTTCGCCGCGCTCGCCAGCAGCGCCGGCTTCGATTGCAGCGGCCAATGGACCGATGCCCAGGACCTGTTCAGCGTCCATTACCTGCAACGCCGTTCATGA
- the egtB gene encoding ergothioneine biosynthesis protein EgtB encodes MGNLAQQRAEQPALAELDYLLQRFRQVRATSEAICAPLQTEDYVIQSMPDVSPPKWHLAHVSWFFEAFLLKPYLPGYKPLDPAYDYLFNSYYETHGTPFPRSQRGLISRPGVEEVYRFRQHVDRAMGDLLGNPPQQHAGEIMRRVELGLQHEQQHQELLLMDIKHILAHNPLHPVYRSDLKPAPALHNDRVRWHSYAGGVRHIGHAGSGFAFDCETPRHRQFVEDFQLADRLVSNREYLSFIADGGYARSELWLSDGWAHIRQHGWNAPLYWHREDGGWCEMTLGGLQPLDLEAPVCHVSFYEADAYARWAGARLPTEAEWEVAATDQPRRGNFLESDHLQPVPASVPHEGPAQLFGDVWEWTASAYRPYPGFRPLEGSLGEYNGKFMSGQMVLRGGCCATPEAHIRATYRNFFQPAMRWQFAGLRLAREL; translated from the coding sequence ATGGGGAACCTGGCACAACAGCGGGCGGAACAGCCGGCTCTGGCCGAACTGGACTACCTGCTGCAACGCTTCCGGCAGGTTCGCGCGACCAGCGAAGCGATTTGCGCCCCGTTGCAGACCGAAGACTACGTCATCCAGAGCATGCCCGACGTCAGCCCGCCCAAGTGGCATCTGGCGCATGTCAGCTGGTTCTTCGAAGCCTTCCTGCTCAAACCTTATCTGCCCGGCTACAAGCCGCTCGATCCGGCCTACGACTACCTGTTCAACTCCTATTACGAAACCCACGGCACGCCGTTCCCACGCAGCCAGCGCGGGCTGATCTCGCGGCCTGGCGTGGAGGAGGTCTACCGCTTCCGCCAGCACGTCGACCGGGCGATGGGCGACTTGCTCGGCAACCCGCCACAACAGCACGCCGGTGAAATCATGCGCAGGGTCGAGCTGGGCCTGCAGCACGAGCAGCAGCATCAGGAACTGCTGCTGATGGACATCAAGCACATCCTGGCGCACAACCCGCTGCACCCGGTGTATCGCAGCGACCTGAAACCCGCGCCCGCGCTGCACAACGACCGCGTCCGCTGGCACAGCTATGCCGGCGGCGTGCGTCATATCGGCCATGCCGGCAGTGGCTTTGCCTTCGATTGCGAGACGCCGCGGCACCGGCAGTTCGTCGAGGACTTTCAGCTGGCCGACCGCCTGGTAAGCAATCGCGAATACCTGTCCTTCATTGCCGACGGCGGCTACGCGCGCAGCGAGCTCTGGCTGTCCGATGGCTGGGCCCACATCCGCCAGCATGGCTGGAACGCGCCGCTGTACTGGCACCGCGAGGACGGCGGCTGGTGCGAAATGACACTCGGCGGCTTGCAGCCGCTGGATCTGGAAGCGCCCGTCTGCCACGTCAGCTTCTATGAAGCGGACGCTTATGCGCGCTGGGCCGGTGCCCGCTTGCCCACCGAAGCCGAATGGGAAGTCGCCGCCACTGACCAGCCACGGCGTGGCAACTTTCTGGAAAGCGATCATCTGCAACCTGTTCCTGCCAGCGTCCCGCATGAAGGGCCGGCTCAGCTATTCGGCGACGTCTGGGAATGGACGGCCAGCGCCTACCGCCCCTACCCCGGGTTCCGCCCGCTGGAGGGCAGCCTGGGCGAATACAACGGGAAATTCATGTCGGGCCAGATGGTGCTGCGCGGCGGCTGTTGCGCAACGCCGGAGGCCCACATCCGCGCGACCTACCGCAACTTCTTTCAGCCGGCGATGCGCTGGCAATTCGCCGGGCTGCGCCTGGCCAGGGAGCTATGA